The following nucleotide sequence is from Bacteroidia bacterium.
TGCTCTGTTACGTTGAAAAATACGTTCTGCACCTTGTGAAAAATATTTTACTTTATCGTCTTTATCAACAAAAGTAATGTCAAGTGGAAGTGTGTTTAAAATACTAAGTAATTCTTCTGCGGAAAAACTACCTGATGGCAATTGTATATGACTACCAGATTTTTGGGCATCATTAATAGATATTTCGGAAGCCCATTCTGGTTTCCATATTACATTTGGGTCATATAAACAATATCCTATTTCCAATGATTGGTTGCTGATTTCATACCAATCCTTCTCTGTAAGTTTGTCAAGACTCATTGGAAATAAAATTTCTTCTTCCTTTGGTATCATTTCACTTACTCCATGTATTGCAGGTTTTAGAACCATTTCGCAGGAAGCTAAAAACTCTTCTTTAGCAAGGTTTTCAGTAAGCAATATTTCAATACTACCTTTTATTAATTCACGAATTTCATCGTGTTTTCCCCACATTACTTTTGGTGGTCCTGTTATTCCCTGATTTTCAAGATAAGGGAATAATAAATATTCCTTTCGCTGATAATGCTTATCCACGTCGAATAAATTATTGAATAATCCTCTTAATTTTAAAATTTCAGGATAAAGGTTTAGCTGTTGATTGCTTTCAATTTCACTTATAATAGATGAAATCTGAGCAATTACAATTTTCAATTCTTTGTTTTCATGAATCATAACATCGACGGGATGCCCTTCTGGG
It contains:
- a CDS encoding DUF438 domain-containing protein, translating into MSELINNSKDRKEKLKALILKLHTGSSEEDVKQELLNTLKNIPYGEVVEVEQELISEGLPETEILKLCDAHSSVLEGKIDLSGAKKIPEGHPVDVMIHENKELKIVIAQISSIISEIESNQQLNLYPEILKLRGLFNNLFDVDKHYQRKEYLLFPYLENQGITGPPKVMWGKHDEIRELIKGSIEILLTENLAKEEFLASCEMVLKPAIHGVSEMIPKEEEILFPMSLDKLTEKDWYEISNQSLEIGYCLYDPNVIWKPEWASEISINDAQKSGSHIQLPSGSFSAEELLSILNTLPLDITFVDKDDKVKYFSQGAERIFQRNRAILNRDVRHCHPPASAHIVDKIIEDFKSGKQNSAPFWINMGGKMIHIEYFALRNEKGEYLGTLEVSHNVNVYRELQGEQRILSYK